One window from the genome of Streptomyces cadmiisoli encodes:
- a CDS encoding DUF6114 domain-containing protein: MSAETPAAPGTDEHYLRVFRRNFRAWRGTRPFWAGLFVMLGGLPIAYFPYANLRIGHLTLAMATTAGAGSLIIGVLLVVLGFSLWFQKHVRTFAGVAAILLALVSIPVSNLGGFLVGFLLALIGGAMAVAWAEDGPSAQQPAQVKTEGKGAAPEGAPAPGTGVADEVGEPNDLSGTSPGNEANGRHSAG, encoded by the coding sequence ATGAGCGCCGAGACTCCTGCCGCGCCCGGCACCGACGAGCACTACCTCCGGGTCTTTCGGCGGAACTTCCGCGCCTGGCGGGGCACCAGGCCCTTCTGGGCCGGCCTGTTCGTCATGCTCGGCGGACTCCCCATCGCCTACTTCCCGTACGCAAACCTCCGGATCGGTCACCTGACGCTGGCGATGGCCACGACCGCGGGGGCCGGATCCCTGATCATCGGCGTGCTGCTGGTCGTCCTGGGCTTCAGCCTCTGGTTCCAGAAGCACGTCCGCACCTTCGCGGGTGTCGCGGCGATCCTGCTGGCCCTGGTGTCCATTCCGGTGTCCAACCTCGGCGGCTTCCTCGTCGGCTTCCTGCTCGCCCTCATCGGCGGCGCGATGGCCGTGGCGTGGGCCGAGGACGGTCCGTCCGCGCAGCAGCCGGCGCAGGTGAAGACCGAGGGCAAGGGCGCAGCCCCCGAGGGCGCGCCCGCACCGGGCACGGGAGTCGCGGACGAGGTGGGCGAGCCCAACGATCTGTCAGGAACGAGCCCCGGCAACGAGGCGAACGGGAGGCACAGTGCCGGCTGA
- a CDS encoding tetratricopeptide repeat protein, whose protein sequence is MQPRNMSMSGVVDLAAVKAAQEAKAKAEQARAEAARHGGGGAVSPADLVIDVDEAGFEQDVLQRSTEVPVVIDFWAEWCQPCKQLSPVLERLAVEYDGRFVLAKIDVDANQMLMQQFGIQGIPAVFAVVAGQALPLFQGAAGEAQIRQTLDQLVTVAEERFGLTGLTVDPDAEPGERPDPEQVPAGPHDGLLNAAAQALDAGDLGGAIQAYKNVLSDDPTNPEAKLGLAQAELLERVQGLDPQQVRKDAAEKPADAQTQIAAADLDLVGGHVEDAFGRLIDTVRRTAGDDRDAVRVRLLELFEVVGADDPRVIAARRALARALF, encoded by the coding sequence ATGCAGCCACGGAACATGTCCATGAGCGGTGTCGTCGACCTCGCCGCGGTCAAGGCGGCCCAAGAGGCCAAGGCGAAGGCGGAGCAGGCGCGCGCCGAAGCCGCCCGGCACGGCGGGGGCGGAGCCGTCTCCCCGGCCGACCTCGTCATCGACGTCGACGAGGCCGGATTCGAGCAAGACGTATTGCAGCGTTCCACCGAGGTCCCGGTCGTCATCGACTTCTGGGCCGAGTGGTGTCAGCCCTGCAAGCAGCTCAGCCCGGTCCTGGAGCGGCTCGCCGTCGAGTACGACGGCCGCTTCGTCCTTGCCAAGATCGACGTCGACGCCAACCAGATGCTGATGCAGCAGTTCGGGATCCAGGGGATCCCGGCGGTCTTCGCCGTCGTCGCGGGCCAGGCCCTGCCGCTGTTCCAGGGAGCGGCCGGTGAGGCGCAGATCCGGCAGACCCTGGACCAGTTGGTGACGGTCGCCGAGGAGCGCTTCGGGCTGACCGGCCTGACCGTCGACCCGGACGCGGAGCCGGGCGAGCGGCCCGATCCCGAGCAGGTGCCGGCCGGCCCTCACGACGGGCTGCTGAACGCGGCCGCGCAGGCGCTGGACGCCGGCGACCTGGGGGGCGCGATCCAGGCGTACAAGAACGTGCTGTCCGACGACCCGACCAACCCGGAGGCCAAACTCGGTCTGGCGCAGGCGGAGTTGCTGGAGCGGGTCCAGGGGCTCGACCCGCAGCAGGTGCGCAAGGACGCGGCCGAGAAGCCGGCCGACGCGCAGACGCAGATCGCCGCCGCCGACCTGGATCTGGTGGGCGGGCACGTCGAGGACGCGTTCGGGCGGCTCATCGACACCGTGCGGCGCACGGCGGGCGACGACCGGGACGCCGTCCGGGTGCGGCTGCTCGAGCTGTTCGAGGTGGTCGGCGCCGACGACCCGCGGGTGATCGCGGCGCGTCGGGCGCTGGCTCGCGCCCTGTTCTGA
- the pyk gene encoding pyruvate kinase, producing the protein MRRSKIVCTLGPAVDSHEQLVSLIEAGMNVARFNFSHGTHAEHQGRYDRVRAAAKETGRAIGVLADLQGPKIRLATFAEGPVELVRGDEFTITTEDVPGDKTICGTTYKGLPGDVARGDQVLINDGNVELKVLDVEGPRVRTIVIEGGVISDHKGINLPGAAVNVPALSEKDVDDLRFALRMGCDLVALSFVRDAKDVHDVHRIMDEEGRRVPVIAKVEKPQAVANMEDVVMAFDGVMVARGDLAVEYPLEKVPMVQKRLIELCRRNAKPVIVATQMMESMITNSRPTRAEASDVANAILDGADAVMLSAESSVGAYPIETVKTMSKIVQAAEQELLSKGLQPLVPGKKPRTQGGSVARAACEIADFLGGKGLVAFTQSGDTARRLCRYRVAQPILAFTTDESTRNQLALSWGVESHVVPFVNSTDEMVDLVDQEIDKLNRFEPGDIMIITAGSPPGVPGTTNMVRVHHLGGDKKA; encoded by the coding sequence ATGCGCCGTTCGAAAATCGTCTGTACTCTCGGCCCCGCGGTCGACTCCCACGAGCAACTCGTCTCGTTGATCGAGGCCGGCATGAACGTGGCCCGCTTCAACTTCAGCCACGGCACCCACGCCGAGCACCAGGGGCGGTACGACCGCGTCCGGGCCGCCGCCAAGGAGACCGGCCGCGCCATCGGCGTCCTCGCCGACCTCCAGGGCCCCAAGATCCGCCTCGCGACCTTCGCCGAGGGCCCCGTGGAGCTGGTGCGCGGTGACGAGTTCACCATCACCACCGAGGACGTCCCGGGCGACAAGACGATCTGCGGCACCACCTACAAGGGCCTGCCCGGCGACGTCGCGCGCGGCGACCAGGTCCTGATCAACGACGGCAACGTCGAGCTGAAGGTCCTGGACGTCGAGGGCCCGCGGGTGCGGACGATCGTCATCGAGGGCGGCGTCATCTCCGACCACAAGGGCATCAACCTGCCCGGCGCGGCAGTCAACGTCCCGGCGCTGTCCGAGAAGGACGTCGACGACCTGCGGTTCGCGCTGCGCATGGGCTGCGACCTGGTCGCCCTCTCCTTCGTGCGGGACGCCAAGGACGTCCACGACGTCCACCGGATCATGGACGAGGAGGGCCGGCGCGTCCCCGTCATCGCCAAGGTGGAGAAGCCGCAGGCGGTGGCGAACATGGAGGACGTCGTGATGGCGTTCGACGGCGTGATGGTCGCGCGCGGCGACCTGGCCGTCGAGTACCCACTCGAAAAGGTGCCGATGGTGCAGAAGCGCCTGATCGAGCTGTGCCGGCGCAACGCCAAGCCGGTGATCGTGGCGACCCAGATGATGGAGTCGATGATCACCAACTCCCGTCCGACCCGCGCCGAGGCCTCCGACGTGGCCAACGCGATCCTGGACGGCGCCGACGCGGTCATGCTGTCCGCCGAGTCGAGCGTGGGCGCGTACCCGATCGAGACCGTCAAGACGATGTCGAAGATCGTCCAGGCGGCCGAGCAGGAGCTGCTCTCCAAGGGCCTCCAGCCGCTCGTCCCGGGCAAGAAGCCGCGCACGCAGGGCGGTTCGGTGGCCCGTGCCGCGTGCGAGATCGCGGACTTCCTCGGCGGCAAGGGCCTGGTGGCGTTCACGCAGTCCGGTGACACCGCCCGCCGTCTGTGCCGCTACCGCGTCGCCCAGCCGATCCTCGCGTTCACCACGGACGAGTCGACCCGCAACCAACTGGCCCTGAGCTGGGGCGTCGAGTCGCACGTCGTGCCGTTCGTGAACAGCACGGACGAGATGGTGGACCTGGTCGACCAGGAGATCGACAAGCTCAACCGCTTCGAGCCCGGCGACATCATGATCATCACCGCCGGCTCGCCCCCCGGTGTCCCCGGCACCACCAACATGGTCCGGGTCCACCACCTGGGCGGCGACAAGAAGGCCTGA
- a CDS encoding DUF3817 domain-containing protein: MDLKTATALRRLRLVSAPEAVSFLVLLLCSVLKRTTDFNAVPLMGAVHGFLFVVYVIFWADAWNRAKWPFGRAALYFVLSVLPTGGFFAERMLKREADDAVIASRARKEGAMSA; encoded by the coding sequence GTGGACCTCAAGACCGCCACAGCCCTCCGCCGCCTCCGCCTGGTCTCGGCTCCGGAAGCCGTGTCCTTCCTCGTCCTGCTCCTCTGCTCGGTGCTGAAGCGAACCACGGACTTCAACGCGGTGCCCCTGATGGGCGCGGTCCACGGCTTCCTCTTCGTCGTGTACGTGATCTTCTGGGCGGACGCCTGGAACCGCGCGAAGTGGCCCTTCGGTCGGGCCGCGCTCTACTTCGTCCTCTCGGTGCTGCCCACCGGCGGCTTCTTCGCCGAGCGCATGCTCAAGCGCGAGGCCGACGACGCGGTGATCGCGTCCCGCGCCCGCAAGGAAGGGGCCATGAGCGCGTGA
- a CDS encoding MTH1187 family thiamine-binding protein — protein MIVAFSVTPLGVGEDVGEYVADAVRVVRESGLPNRTDAMFTSIEGEWDEVMDVVKRAVAAVEERAPRVSVVLKADIRPGVTDGLTSKVETVERHLAQ, from the coding sequence GTGATCGTCGCCTTTTCCGTGACGCCGCTGGGCGTCGGCGAGGACGTCGGGGAGTACGTCGCCGACGCCGTGCGCGTGGTCCGCGAGTCGGGCCTGCCGAACCGTACCGACGCGATGTTCACCTCGATCGAGGGTGAGTGGGACGAGGTGATGGACGTCGTCAAACGAGCCGTCGCCGCCGTGGAGGAGCGGGCGCCGCGTGTCTCCGTCGTGCTGAAGGCGGACATCCGTCCCGGGGTGACCGACGGCCTCACCTCCAAGGTGGAGACGGTGGAGCGCCACCTCGCGCAGTAG
- a CDS encoding DUF4166 domain-containing protein, whose amino-acid sequence MTSIFRTAMGADFDRLHPQLRRRFSVGLTNGQACTGRGVMHRVWHGGAFVKPFLALGATRNILVPRVGRNVPFTIENVSYLDTFGRETVTFVRTFDLPGRARRFDAQMVLSPRGDRVLDYLGTHQHLASDLHFHAEPDGSLLIRSGEHRFREGPVDIRVPELIGATAEVRESYDDTCGRFRVRVRVVNKHFGPLFGYEGSFSATYTDISNRTVRPGLRPVREESRA is encoded by the coding sequence ATGACGTCGATCTTCCGCACCGCGATGGGCGCCGACTTCGACCGCCTCCACCCTCAGCTGCGCCGCCGCTTCTCGGTCGGGCTGACGAACGGACAGGCCTGCACGGGGCGGGGTGTGATGCACCGCGTCTGGCACGGCGGCGCGTTCGTCAAACCGTTCCTCGCCCTCGGCGCGACCCGCAACATCCTCGTCCCCCGGGTCGGCCGGAACGTCCCCTTCACCATCGAGAACGTGTCGTACCTCGACACGTTCGGGCGTGAGACCGTGACCTTCGTGCGCACCTTCGACCTGCCGGGCCGGGCCCGCCGCTTCGACGCCCAGATGGTGCTGAGCCCCCGGGGCGACCGCGTCCTCGACTACCTCGGCACCCACCAGCACCTGGCCAGCGACCTCCACTTCCACGCCGAGCCCGACGGCTCCCTCCTCATCAGGTCCGGAGAGCACCGGTTCCGGGAGGGCCCGGTCGACATCCGCGTCCCCGAACTCATCGGTGCCACGGCCGAGGTGCGCGAGTCCTACGACGACACGTGCGGCCGCTTCCGCGTCCGGGTCCGGGTGGTGAACAAACACTTCGGCCCTCTCTTCGGCTACGAGGGCTCCTTCTCCGCGACGTACACGGACATCTCGAACCGCACGGTCCGGCCCGGCCTGCGGCCGGTGCGCGAGGAGTCACGCGCGTGA
- a CDS encoding acyl-CoA mutase large subunit family protein, which yields MDADAIEEGRRRWQARYDTARKREADFTTLSGDPVEPMYGPRPGDTYEGFERIGWPGEYPFTRGLYPTGYRGRTWTIRQFAGFGNAEQTNERYKMILAAGGGGLSVAFDMPTLMGRDSDDARSLGEVGHCGVAIDSASDMDVLFKDIPLGDVTTSMTISGPAVPVFCMYLVAAERQGIDPGVLNGTLQTDIFKEYIAQKEWLFQPEPHLRLIGDLMEYCAERIPAYKPLSVSGYHIREAGATAAQELAYTLADGFGYVELGLSRGLDVDVFAPGLSFFFDAHVDFFEEIAKFRAARRIWARWMRDVYGAKSDKAQWLRFHTQTAGVSLTAQQPYNNVVRTAVEALAAVLGGTNSLHTNALDETLALPSEQAAEIALRTQQVLMEETGVANVADPLGGSWYVEQLTDRIEADAEKIFEQIKERGLRAHPDGRHPIGPITSGILRGIEDGWFTGEIAESAFRYQQALEKGDKRVVGVNVHTGSVTGDLEILRVSHEVEREQVRMLGARREGRDDAAVRAALDAMLAAARDGSNMIGPMLDAVRAEATLGEICGVLRDEWGVYTEPAGF from the coding sequence ATGGACGCTGACGCCATCGAGGAGGGCCGCCGCCGCTGGCAGGCCCGGTACGACACCGCGCGCAAGCGGGAGGCAGACTTCACCACGCTCTCCGGCGACCCCGTGGAGCCGATGTACGGGCCCCGCCCCGGGGACACCTACGAAGGCTTCGAGCGGATCGGCTGGCCGGGGGAGTACCCCTTCACGCGCGGCCTGTATCCGACCGGCTACCGCGGTCGTACGTGGACCATCCGGCAATTCGCCGGCTTCGGCAACGCCGAGCAGACCAACGAGCGCTACAAGATGATCCTCGCCGCGGGCGGCGGCGGACTGTCCGTCGCGTTCGACATGCCGACCCTCATGGGCCGCGACTCCGACGACGCCCGTTCGCTCGGCGAGGTCGGGCACTGCGGCGTGGCGATCGACTCGGCGTCCGACATGGACGTCCTGTTCAAGGACATCCCGCTCGGCGACGTCACCACCTCGATGACGATCAGCGGTCCGGCCGTCCCCGTCTTCTGCATGTACCTGGTCGCCGCGGAGCGGCAGGGCATCGACCCGGGCGTCCTGAACGGCACGCTCCAGACGGACATCTTCAAGGAGTACATCGCGCAGAAGGAGTGGCTGTTCCAGCCCGAGCCCCATCTGCGCCTCATCGGCGACCTGATGGAGTACTGCGCCGAACGCATCCCCGCCTACAAGCCGCTGTCCGTCTCCGGCTACCACATCCGCGAGGCCGGGGCGACGGCCGCGCAGGAGCTGGCGTACACCCTGGCGGACGGCTTCGGCTATGTGGAGCTGGGCCTGTCGCGCGGGCTGGACGTGGACGTCTTCGCCCCGGGGCTGTCCTTCTTCTTCGACGCGCACGTCGACTTCTTCGAGGAGATCGCCAAGTTCCGCGCGGCCCGCAGGATCTGGGCCCGCTGGATGCGGGACGTGTACGGGGCGAAGTCCGACAAGGCCCAGTGGCTGCGCTTCCACACGCAGACCGCCGGAGTCTCGCTCACCGCGCAGCAGCCGTACAACAACGTCGTCCGTACGGCCGTGGAGGCGCTCGCGGCGGTGCTGGGCGGCACGAACTCGCTGCACACCAACGCGCTCGACGAGACGCTGGCCCTGCCGAGCGAGCAGGCGGCGGAGATCGCCCTGCGCACCCAGCAGGTCCTCATGGAGGAGACCGGCGTCGCCAACGTGGCCGACCCGCTGGGCGGTTCGTGGTACGTCGAGCAGCTGACCGACCGGATCGAGGCCGACGCGGAGAAGATCTTCGAGCAGATCAAGGAACGGGGGCTGCGCGCGCACCCCGACGGCCGGCACCCGATCGGTCCGATCACCTCCGGCATCCTGCGCGGGATCGAGGACGGCTGGTTCACCGGCGAGATCGCGGAGTCCGCGTTCCGCTACCAGCAGGCCCTGGAGAAGGGCGACAAGCGCGTGGTGGGCGTCAACGTCCACACCGGGTCCGTCACCGGGGACCTGGAGATCCTGCGGGTGAGCCACGAGGTGGAGCGCGAGCAGGTACGGATGCTCGGCGCACGGCGGGAGGGCCGCGACGACGCGGCGGTGCGTGCCGCGCTGGACGCGATGCTCGCCGCCGCGCGGGACGGCTCCAACATGATCGGGCCGATGCTGGACGCGGTGCGCGCGGAGGCCACGCTCGGTGAGATCTGCGGCGTCCTGCGCGACGAGTGGGGCGTGTACACGGAGCCGGCGGGCTTCTGA
- a CDS encoding DUF3817 domain-containing protein, giving the protein MKKSVLTRYRVMAYVTGVLLVLLCLCMIGKYLLDVDGAADATRVVSIAHGWLYVVYLVFAFDLGSKAKWPVAKQLWVLLAGTVPTAAFFVERKISAELEAKVTDAAPQTAKV; this is encoded by the coding sequence ATGAAAAAGAGCGTGCTGACCCGCTACCGCGTCATGGCCTACGTCACCGGTGTGCTCCTGGTGCTGCTGTGCCTCTGCATGATCGGCAAGTACCTGCTGGACGTGGACGGTGCGGCGGACGCGACCCGCGTCGTCTCCATCGCGCACGGCTGGCTCTACGTCGTCTACCTCGTCTTCGCCTTCGACCTCGGCTCCAAGGCGAAGTGGCCGGTCGCCAAGCAGCTCTGGGTCCTGCTGGCCGGCACGGTCCCGACAGCCGCCTTCTTCGTCGAACGCAAGATCTCCGCCGAGCTGGAGGCCAAGGTCACCGACGCCGCCCCGCAGACCGCAAAGGTCTAG
- a CDS encoding DUF6230 family protein — translation MESQVRGGTRWKRFAVVMVPSVAATACIGVALAQGALAASFSVSGQSFKVTTKQLDGTGFSQYGALDEGYTLDGKKTVHPVAVSAFKSATIKSLCQSVVTPNIPVLGNVSLILRAGDGATPVEAENLYIDVAQLEADAVFRGIDIGVAAKDANKGPGMKGGGEQSNPYGFAQQADSVTLKDVKQTAWATTAGTFKLSGLKMSLSTGVKECY, via the coding sequence ATGGAGTCCCAGGTGCGTGGTGGGACCAGATGGAAGCGGTTCGCTGTGGTCATGGTGCCCAGCGTGGCCGCCACGGCGTGTATAGGTGTCGCGCTCGCTCAGGGTGCTCTTGCCGCGTCGTTCAGCGTCTCCGGCCAGTCGTTCAAGGTCACGACCAAGCAGCTCGACGGTACGGGCTTCTCGCAGTACGGCGCCCTTGACGAGGGTTACACGCTCGACGGCAAGAAGACGGTTCACCCCGTCGCCGTCTCGGCGTTCAAGTCGGCGACGATCAAGAGCCTGTGCCAGTCGGTCGTCACCCCGAACATTCCGGTGCTCGGGAACGTCAGCCTGATCCTGCGGGCCGGCGACGGCGCCACTCCGGTCGAGGCCGAGAACCTGTACATCGACGTCGCCCAGCTCGAGGCCGACGCGGTGTTCCGGGGCATCGACATCGGTGTGGCCGCCAAGGACGCCAACAAGGGTCCGGGCATGAAGGGCGGGGGCGAGCAGTCCAACCCCTACGGGTTCGCCCAGCAGGCCGACTCGGTCACCCTGAAGGACGTGAAGCAGACGGCGTGGGCGACCACCGCCGGAACCTTCAAGCTCAGCGGCCTGAAGATGTCGCTGTCGACGGGTGTCAAGGAGTGCTACTAA
- a CDS encoding TetR/AcrR family transcriptional regulator codes for MSPETAKSLETKNKLLEGALRTLTEQGIAKTSARTIAATAGVNQALVFYHFGSVDELLSAACHYGAEQAVARFRLRLATATSLAELLAVGREIHEQERAGGHVALLGQLLAGAQTHAGLGPATAAGLDLWITEIEGALIRILAATPFGEFVDARGLARAVAASFVGIELYEGVDEDGARAALDALEQLGALVAALEDLGPVAQRAVRHRLRRARPGV; via the coding sequence GTGAGCCCCGAGACGGCCAAGTCCCTGGAGACGAAGAACAAACTCCTGGAGGGCGCGCTGCGCACCCTCACCGAGCAGGGCATCGCGAAAACGTCGGCCCGGACGATCGCGGCGACGGCCGGGGTCAACCAGGCGCTCGTCTTCTACCACTTCGGCTCGGTGGACGAACTCCTGTCGGCGGCCTGCCACTACGGGGCCGAACAGGCGGTCGCGCGCTTCCGGCTCCGGCTCGCCACCGCCACGTCCCTGGCCGAGCTGCTGGCCGTCGGCCGGGAGATCCACGAACAGGAACGGGCCGGGGGGCATGTCGCGCTCCTCGGCCAGCTCCTCGCCGGCGCCCAGACCCACGCCGGCCTCGGACCGGCCACGGCCGCGGGCCTCGACCTGTGGATCACGGAGATCGAGGGGGCGCTGATCCGGATCCTGGCGGCGACACCGTTCGGCGAGTTCGTGGATGCGAGGGGGCTGGCGCGCGCGGTGGCGGCGTCCTTCGTGGGGATCGAGCTGTACGAAGGGGTGGACGAGGACGGCGCCCGGGCGGCGCTGGACGCGCTGGAGCAGCTGGGCGCGCTGGTCGCGGCGCTGGAGGACCTGGGGCCGGTGGCGCAGCGAGCGGTCCGGCACCGGTTGCGGCGGGCGCGGCCCGGCGTTTGA
- a CDS encoding TetR/AcrR family transcriptional regulator has protein sequence MHSRTPAGRTGRPRSAAADTAILAATREALVELGWSRLSLGDVANRAGVAKTTLYRRWADKHELVVDAVAELFDALRLPDRGSLAADIEGVVLQFASILARPEARSGLMAVVAESTRDDALRERIRTSIVDRQKRLVVEGRARAQARGELPPRTDPAQVARTVDLIFDIVAGAVVHRTLVSAEPADEEWVRSFTRVLLLGLAGAEEAGAGEVEARAGQG, from the coding sequence ATGCACAGTCGCACCCCCGCCGGCCGCACCGGACGCCCTCGCAGCGCCGCCGCGGACACCGCGATCCTGGCCGCGACGCGGGAGGCGCTGGTCGAACTGGGCTGGTCCCGGCTCAGCCTGGGGGACGTGGCCAACCGGGCCGGGGTCGCGAAGACGACGCTGTACCGGCGTTGGGCCGACAAGCACGAGTTGGTCGTCGACGCGGTGGCGGAACTCTTCGACGCGCTGCGCCTGCCCGACCGCGGCTCCCTGGCCGCCGACATCGAGGGCGTCGTCCTCCAGTTCGCCTCGATCCTGGCGCGGCCCGAGGCCAGGAGCGGGCTGATGGCGGTCGTGGCGGAGTCCACCCGCGACGACGCGCTGCGCGAACGTATCCGTACGTCCATCGTGGACCGCCAGAAGCGGCTGGTCGTCGAGGGCCGCGCCCGCGCGCAGGCCCGCGGCGAGCTCCCGCCGCGCACCGACCCCGCGCAGGTCGCCCGCACGGTCGACCTCATCTTCGACATCGTGGCGGGCGCGGTGGTCCACCGCACCCTGGTCAGCGCCGAACCGGCCGACGAGGAATGGGTGCGGAGCTTCACGCGGGTGCTGCTGCTGGGACTGGCGGGGGCCGAGGAGGCAGGCGCCGGGGAAGTCGAGGCGAGAGCGGGACAGGGCTAG
- a CDS encoding acetate kinase produces the protein MSSTRPSATTARSDGPGRASATRVLVLNSGSSSVKYQLLDMRDRSRLAVGLVERIGEETSLLKHTDLTTGESREWSGPVPGHDAALKAVAAELAKDGAGLDSPELAAIGHRVVHGGKSFTEPTVVDDAVLAEIERLIPVAPLHNPANLTGIRTARALRPDLPQVAVFDTAFHTTMPESAARYAIDVKTADEHRIRRYGFHGTSHAHVSRATARLLGKAPEEVNVIVLHLGNGASATAVRGGRCVDTSMGLTPLEGLVMGTRSGDLDPAVIFHLMRVGGMSADEIDTLLNKRSGLIGLCGDNDMREIRRRIDEGDEQAQLAFDIYIHRLKKYIGAYYAVLGRVDAIAFTAGVGENAAAVREAAVAGLEELGLAVDGELNAVRGDRPRLISPEGSRVAVAVVPTDEELEIATQTYALVKGSQNLT, from the coding sequence GTGAGCTCCACCCGCCCGTCCGCCACCACCGCCCGGTCCGACGGGCCGGGCCGGGCCTCCGCCACCCGAGTCCTCGTCCTGAACTCCGGTTCGTCGTCGGTGAAGTACCAACTGCTCGACATGCGCGACCGCAGCCGGCTCGCGGTGGGGCTGGTGGAGCGGATCGGGGAGGAGACCTCCCTGCTGAAGCACACGGACCTGACCACGGGCGAGTCCCGTGAGTGGAGCGGCCCGGTCCCCGGTCACGACGCCGCCCTGAAGGCCGTCGCGGCGGAGCTGGCCAAGGACGGCGCGGGGCTGGACTCCCCCGAGCTGGCCGCGATCGGCCACCGCGTGGTGCACGGGGGCAAGTCCTTCACCGAGCCGACCGTCGTCGACGACGCGGTGCTCGCCGAGATCGAGCGGCTGATCCCGGTCGCCCCGCTGCACAACCCGGCCAACCTGACCGGCATCCGCACGGCCCGCGCGCTGCGCCCCGACCTCCCCCAGGTCGCCGTCTTCGACACCGCCTTCCACACCACGATGCCGGAGTCGGCCGCCCGCTACGCGATCGACGTGAAGACCGCCGACGAGCACCGCATCCGGCGCTACGGCTTCCACGGCACGTCGCACGCCCATGTGTCCCGGGCGACGGCCCGGCTGCTCGGCAAGGCCCCCGAGGAGGTGAACGTCATCGTGCTGCACCTCGGCAACGGGGCGTCCGCCACGGCGGTCCGGGGCGGCCGGTGCGTCGACACCTCCATGGGGCTGACGCCCTTGGAGGGGCTGGTGATGGGTACGCGTTCCGGAGATCTGGACCCGGCCGTCATCTTCCATTTGATGCGTGTTGGCGGAATGTCCGCCGACGAGATCGACACTCTTCTCAACAAGAGGAGCGGACTGATCGGTCTCTGCGGGGACAACGACATGCGGGAGATCCGCCGCCGGATCGACGAGGGCGACGAACAGGCTCAACTCGCCTTCGACATATACATTCACCGGCTGAAGAAGTACATCGGCGCCTATTACGCGGTGCTCGGCAGGGTGGACGCGATCGCCTTCACGGCCGGGGTCGGCGAGAACGCGGCGGCGGTGCGGGAAGCCGCCGTGGCGGGCCTGGAGGAGCTGGGCCTCGCGGTGGACGGCGAACTGAACGCCGTCCGCGGCGACCGGCCGCGGCTGATCTCGCCCGAGGGGTCACGGGTGGCGGTCGCGGTGGTACCGACCGACGAGGAACTGGAGATTGCGACACAGACGTACGCGCTTGTAAAGGGTTCCCAGAACCTCACCTGA
- a CDS encoding MarR family winged helix-turn-helix transcriptional regulator, producing the protein MPKPLSLPFDPIARADELWKQRWGSVPSMAAITSIMRAHQILLAEVDAVVKPYGLTFARYEALVLLTFSKAGELPMSKIGERLMVHPTSVTNTVDRLVKSGLVDKRPNPNDGRGTLAVITEKGREVVEAATRDLMAMDFGLGVYDSEECAEIFAMLRPLRVAASDFEEQ; encoded by the coding sequence GTGCCGAAGCCGCTCAGCCTCCCCTTCGACCCCATCGCCCGCGCCGACGAACTCTGGAAGCAGCGTTGGGGCAGCGTCCCCTCCATGGCCGCGATCACCTCGATCATGCGCGCACACCAGATTCTGCTCGCCGAGGTCGACGCCGTCGTCAAGCCGTACGGCCTGACCTTCGCCCGCTACGAAGCACTCGTACTGCTCACCTTCTCCAAGGCCGGCGAACTCCCGATGTCGAAGATCGGCGAGCGCCTCATGGTGCATCCGACATCCGTCACGAACACCGTCGACCGACTGGTGAAGTCCGGCCTCGTCGACAAGCGCCCCAACCCCAACGACGGGCGCGGCACGCTCGCCGTCATCACGGAGAAGGGCCGCGAAGTGGTCGAGGCCGCGACCCGCGACCTGATGGCGATGGACTTCGGACTCGGCGTGTACGACTCCGAGGAATGCGCGGAGATCTTCGCGATGCTGCGCCCGCTGCGGGTCGCCGCGAGCGACTTCGAGGAGCAGTGA